A single genomic interval of Ammospiza nelsoni isolate bAmmNel1 chromosome 25, bAmmNel1.pri, whole genome shotgun sequence harbors:
- the SRSF4 gene encoding serine/arginine-rich splicing factor 4, whose translation MPRVYIGRLSYQARERDVERFFKGYGKILEVDLKNGYGFVEFDDLRDADDAVYELNGKDLCGERVIVEHARGPRRDSSYGSGRSGYGYRRSGRDKYGPPTRTEYRLIVENLSSRCSWQDLKDYMRQAGEVTYADAHKGRKNEGVIEFKSYSDMKRALEKLDGTEVNGRKIRLMEDRPGSRRRRSYSRSRSHSRSRSRSRHSHKSRSRSASSSRSKSRSRSRSVSRSRSKSRSRSKSRSRGQKEKSRTPSKEDKSRSRSRSAEKSRNKSKDKSEGILHNSDEKAKSRSHSKEKSRSRSGSKERGEAKESMRSRSKEKSRSKDREKSISKGRSRSKSRDESRSRSHSKDKRKSRKRSRDGSRSRSRSHGKSEKSKRRSKRDSKGSSKKRRKDSHERSRSGSKEKEQLKSESDKKEVKSEGEDAVSRSRSRSISKFKPNIKSDSRSRSKSDSKPRSRSKSRSRSASRSHSRSRSRSRSRS comes from the exons ATGCCGCGGGTCTACATCGGCCGCCTCAGCTACCAGGCCCGGGAGCGCGACGTGGAGCGCTTCTTCAAGGGCTACGGCAAGATCCTCGAGGTGGATCTCAAGAACGG gtatGGCTTTGTGGAGTTCGATGACCTGCGGGATGCCGACGATGCTGTTTATGAGCTGAATGGGAAGGATCTGTGTGGGGAGAGAGTGATCGTGGAGCACGCCCGGGGCCCACGCCGCGACAGCAGTTACGGTTCTGGACGCA GTGGATATGGTTATAGAAGAAGCGGAAGAGATAAGTACGGTCCCCCAACCCGTACAGAATACAGATTGATTGTGGAAAATTTGTCAAGCCGCTGCAGTTGGCAGGATCTGAAG GATTATATGCGTCAGGCAGGGGAAGTGACATATGCAGATGCacacaaaggaaggaaaaatgaaggTGTGATTGAGTTCAAATCCTATTCTGACATGAAAAGAGCCCTTGAAAAGCTGGATGGGACAGAAGTAAATGGCAGAAAGATTAGATTGATGGAAGACAGACCTGGATCGAGACGGCGCCGCTCTTACTCCAGAAGCCGAAGCCATTCACG GTCTCGCTCTCGAAGCAGACACTCCCACAAGAGCCGGAGCCGCAGTGCCAGTAGCAGCCGCTCCAAGAGCAGATCCAGATCCAG GTCTGTGTCCCGTTCCAGAAGCAAGAGCCGTAGTCGAAGCAAGAGCCGTAGCAGAGgccagaaagagaaaagcaggacTCCAAGTAAAGAGGATAAAAGTAGGAGCCGCAGCAGGAGCGCAGAGAAATCCCGAAACAAAAGCAAGGATAAATCTGAGGGCATTCTCCATAACAGCGATGAGAAAGCCAAGAGCAGGAGCCACAGcaaggaaaagagcaggagcaggagtgggAGTAAGGAGAGGGGAGAGGCGAAGGAGAGCATGAGGAGCAGAAGCAAGGAGAAGAGTAGAAGCAAAGACAGGGAGAAGAGCATTAGCAAGGGTAGAAGCAGGAGCAAAAGCAGGGATGAGAGTAGGAGCAGGAGCCACAgcaaggataaaaggaaaagtaggaaaaggagcagggatGGTAGCAGAAGTAGAAGCCGGAGCCACGGCAAGAGTGAGAAAAGCAAGAGGCGCAGCAAGCGagacagcaaaggcagcagcaagaagagaagaaaggacaGCCACGAGCGGTCCAGGTCAGGCTCCaaagaaaaggagcagctcaaATCCGAGTCAGACAAGAAGGAGGTGAAAAGCGAGGGGGAGGATGCAGTGTCCCGCTCCAGATCTAGATCCATTTCCAAGTTCAAACCAAATATCAAATCAGATTCTCGTTCCAGGTCTAAATCTGATTCAAAGCCAAGGTCCCGGTCCAAGTCCAGGTCTAGGTCTGCCTCTCGGTCACACTCCCGGTCGCGGTCAAGGTCCCGCTCCAGATCCTAA